In the Helianthus annuus cultivar XRQ/B chromosome 11, HanXRQr2.0-SUNRISE, whole genome shotgun sequence genome, one interval contains:
- the LOC110930799 gene encoding myb-related protein 2 encodes MQMYHHLHEGKNIHSTSRMSITPERHLFLQGGHNGEDSGLVLSTDAKPRLKWTPDLHERFIEAVNQLGGADKATPKSVLKLMGIQGLTLYHLKSHLQKYRLSKNQYRQTNSGGTNKVDMVAGDAVSETSGSRMSNSSVQTNKNPQISEAIQMQIEAQRRLHEQLEVQRHLQLRIEAQGKYLQSVLEKAQQTLGRQNLGSVGLEAAKVQLSDLVSKVSTHCINSTLINDVSMRTNQPTDCSVDSCLTYGEGQQTEQEMIGLTLLKAKKVENEPENVKRCDLSISVGGLKSIAWNTRFTDRGEEVILTDQTNQSKTDYVKEEKTEMPQKLQLTYFGQSLDLNAHDGNDAASSRKHFDLNGLGW; translated from the exons ATGCAG ATGTATCATCATCTTCATGAAGGAAAGAACATTCATTCGACATCAAGAATGTCAATTACGCCGGAAAGGCATCTGTTTTTGCAAGGTGGACATAATGGAGAGGATTCGGGACTTGTTCTTTCGACTGATGCCAAACCTAGACTCAAATGGACACCGGATCTCCATGAACGGTTCATAGAAGCCGTCAACCAACTTGGAGGAGCAGATA AGGCTACTCCAAAATCAGTTTTGAAGCTAATGGGAATTCAAGGGCTTACTTTATATCACTTAAAAAGTCACCTCCAG AAATACAGGCTGAGTAAGAATCAATATAGACAAACTAATAGCGGTGGCACAAACAAAGTTG ATATGGTGGCGGGAGATGCGGTTAGTGAAACAAGTGGAAGTCGCATGAGCAACTCGAGCGTGCAAACAAACAA AAACCCGCAGATAAGTGAAGCCATACAGATGCAAATTGAAGCTCAAAGAAGGCTGCATGAACAGCTTGAG GTACAAAGACACTTACAGCTTCGAATCGAAGCACAAGGGAAATACTTGCAATCGGTTCTTGAAAAAGCGCAACAAACGCTTGGAAGGCAAAACTTAGGTTCGGTAGGACTAGAGGCTGCAAAGGTTCAATTATCCGACTTGGTGTCTAAAGTGTCTACTCACTGCATAAACTCTACGTTAATCAACGATGTATCAATGCGTACGAACCAGCCAACAGATTGTTCGGTTGATAGTTGTTTGACTTACGGTGAAGGTCAACAAACTGAACAAGAAATGATCGGTTTGACACTTTTAAAGGCGAAGAAGGTTGAGAATGAGCCGGAAAATGTCAAGAGGTGTGATCTGTCAATCAGTGTTGGAGGACTTAAGAGCATTGCATGGAACACAAGATTTACGGATAGGGGCGAAGAAGTCATTTTAACGGATCAAACGAATCAAAGCAAGACGGATTATGTGAAGGAAGAGAAAACTGAGATGCCACAGAAGTTGCAACTGACATATTTTGGACAAAGTTTGGACCTTAATGCCCATGATGGAAACGATGCAGCGTCAAGTCGCAAGCATTTCGATTTGAATGGACTTGGTTGGTAA